The genomic segment AGGCCCACGTCGGCGATGGTCTGGATCTCCATCACCGCCTCCAGCACCGTCATGCCCTTGACCAGCAGGCTGACCAGCGAGAGTCGCAGCTCGGAGGGCGCGGCTGTCAGCAGGCGCCGCTGCAGGCCCTGCGTGAAGGTCAGGTCCTCCGGCGCTAGCCCGGCGGGCTCAGGGAGCAGCGGCTCACGGTAGATCCAGTCGAGCATGCCCAGCTCGCGTACCAGCtggatgccctcctccatggtggTCCAGGGCCGGAAGGGCAGCTCGGTGGCCTCGAAGTGCAGGAAGGACTCCCAGCGCCGGCGCCAGGCCAGCAGCAGCCAGGCCAGCAGCGTCTTGCAGTCACCCCGCAGGGTCTTGCAGTGGTAGTTGAAGACGGCATCGCCGGTCAGGTCGCCCAGCAGGGCCAGCTCCCCGGAATTCAGCGTCAGGGCCTGGCCGCCCTGGTC from the Capra hircus breed San Clemente chromosome 18, ASM170441v1, whole genome shotgun sequence genome contains:
- the C18H19orf48 gene encoding uncharacterized protein C19orf48 homolog, producing the protein MAGRGDRYYTYTELLAIARRFRQNPNELMISWILRVYDQGGQALTLNSGELALLGDLTGDAVFNYHCKTLRGDCKTLLAWLLLAWRRRWESFLHFEATELPFRPWTTMEEGIQLVRELGMLDWIYREPLLPEPAGLAPEDLTFTQGLQRRLLTAAPSELRLSLVSLLVKGMTVLEAVMEIQTIADVGLLWRQSQPSRAKLMLGPNPTRKDLMGWLLSHGVPKERVDKQPTKVLLELYIKEAKRSRGHAPYGLGEEQPPPPPYSDQACGEEPLVRHD